From the Gallaecimonas mangrovi genome, one window contains:
- a CDS encoding OB-fold protein has protein sequence MPMINCPDCQKEMSDSAPACPNCGKPSKTEAHQSRPVSIPLRIGIFLIPLIFSWFTLRSGYTKKARIISFAWLIISLVIVANQDNRTSYSSSSSTTTTADSSPAKAEEVLQVNIGEILNDYQANEVGADNKYKNHLVKTTGIVTSIKKDILDNLYVTLGTGASFEVPEVQAFFDDSMNNQLGQLRKGQRLTIVCRIDGLMMNVLAKDCVIK, from the coding sequence ATGCCAATGATTAACTGCCCAGACTGCCAAAAGGAAATGTCTGACTCTGCGCCAGCTTGCCCTAATTGCGGCAAACCAAGTAAAACGGAAGCCCATCAAAGTAGGCCAGTAAGCATTCCTCTTCGCATCGGGATTTTTCTAATTCCATTAATTTTCTCATGGTTTACGTTACGTTCTGGCTACACCAAAAAGGCACGAATAATTTCCTTTGCTTGGCTAATTATTTCTCTTGTCATTGTTGCTAATCAAGATAATAGGACTTCCTATTCCTCCTCCTCCTCTACCACGACAACAGCTGATTCCAGTCCTGCAAAAGCAGAAGAAGTATTACAAGTGAACATAGGTGAGATACTAAATGACTATCAGGCTAATGAAGTCGGTGCGGATAATAAGTACAAAAATCACCTTGTTAAAACTACAGGTATTGTAACCAGCATAAAAAAAGATATTTTAGATAATCTTTACGTCACTTTAGGTACTGGTGCTAGTTTTGAAGTCCCAGAAGTTCAAGCATTTTTTGATGACTCCATGAACAACCAACTAGGCCAGTTAAGGAAGGGTCAACGGCTTACCATTGTGTGTAGAATTGATGGG
- the fis gene encoding DNA-binding transcriptional regulator Fis, which yields MTTDVSKSLTAVSPKTGDSQPLRNSVRQALQNYFSQLDGQEVTELYEMVLSEVEAPLLDVVMTYTRGNQTKAANMLGINRGTLRKKLKKYGMN from the coding sequence ATGACGACTGATGTTTCTAAGTCTCTGACTGCCGTGAGCCCCAAGACCGGCGACTCACAGCCCCTGCGTAATTCCGTACGTCAAGCGCTCCAGAACTACTTCTCGCAACTGGATGGCCAGGAAGTAACCGAGCTGTATGAGATGGTATTGAGTGAAGTTGAAGCCCCCCTGCTGGATGTAGTGATGACCTACACCCGCGGCAACCAAACCAAAGCCGCTAACATGCTGGGCATCAACCGTGGCACCCTGCGTAAAAAATTAAAAAAATACGGCATGAACTGA
- the dusB gene encoding tRNA dihydrouridine synthase DusB, whose translation MQIGSYKLDVPLILAPMAGVTDQPFRKLCLKMGAGLAVSEMLSANPDVWQSEKSRLRMVHDDGSGLRAVQIAGSEPQLMAQAALFNVESGAQVIDINMGCPAKKVNKKLAGSALLQFPERVEEILKAVVSAVAVPVTLKIRTGWDPDNRNGVAIAKLAQRCGIQSLAVHGRTRACLFKGQAEFDTIRAIKKAVDIPVVANGDITSAEKAQWVLKHTGADAIMIGRGAQGKPWLFREVAHFLETGRHLPAPRLEEQARVLREHVEALHGFYGEFKGVQIARKHVGWYLASQDKEGEFRRTFNALTEAQVQLDALEHYFRSL comes from the coding sequence ATGCAAATCGGTTCTTACAAATTGGATGTTCCACTTATCCTGGCCCCGATGGCCGGGGTTACGGATCAGCCCTTCCGTAAGCTTTGCCTGAAGATGGGAGCCGGTCTGGCGGTGTCAGAAATGCTGTCTGCCAACCCTGATGTCTGGCAGTCGGAAAAATCCCGGCTGCGTATGGTTCATGACGATGGATCGGGCTTAAGGGCGGTGCAAATAGCAGGGTCTGAGCCGCAACTGATGGCGCAGGCGGCACTTTTCAATGTGGAAAGTGGTGCCCAAGTGATCGATATCAACATGGGTTGCCCTGCCAAAAAGGTAAATAAAAAGCTCGCAGGCTCTGCGTTGCTGCAATTTCCTGAACGGGTAGAAGAGATCCTCAAAGCCGTGGTGTCCGCTGTTGCGGTACCGGTCACTTTGAAGATCCGTACCGGCTGGGATCCGGATAACCGTAACGGTGTCGCCATCGCTAAGTTGGCCCAGCGCTGCGGCATTCAGTCTCTGGCCGTACATGGGCGAACCCGCGCTTGCCTTTTTAAAGGGCAGGCAGAGTTCGACACCATTAGAGCCATCAAGAAGGCCGTTGATATACCGGTGGTCGCCAATGGCGACATTACCAGTGCCGAAAAAGCGCAGTGGGTGTTAAAACACACCGGCGCCGACGCCATCATGATTGGCCGCGGTGCCCAGGGTAAGCCTTGGCTGTTCCGAGAAGTGGCCCATTTCCTTGAGACAGGGCGGCATTTGCCAGCCCCGCGTCTTGAAGAGCAAGCCAGGGTTCTTCGTGAACATGTTGAGGCCCTGCACGGGTTTTACGGCGAGTTTAAAGGCGTTCAGATCGCCCGCAAGCATGTGGGCTGGTATCTGGCGTCTCAAGATAAAGAAGGCGAGTTTCGCCGAACTTTTAATGCGTTGACGGAAGCTCAGGTGCAACTCGATGCCCTCGAGCACTATTTCCGTTCATTGTAG
- the prmA gene encoding 50S ribosomal protein L11 methyltransferase, which yields MSWIQVRTNTNAQLAEKLGDLLMEQGALSITFMDAKDTPVFEPLPGETRLWGDTDLMALFTADADTSGAKALIKTLLGEDTPIKIEVLEDKDWERAWMDNFHPMQFGKRLWICPTWLDVPDPSAVNVRLDPGLAFGTGTHATTALCLEWLDGQDLSGKTVVDFGCGSGILAIAALKLGAKRVVGVDIDPQAIEASLANATRNDVAEQLELYLPKDQPIGLQADVVVANILAGPLHELRDIILGYLKPGGVIALSGILESQAPALSAFYGEQCQMDPIVEREEWCRVAGKKF from the coding sequence ATGTCCTGGATCCAGGTCAGAACCAATACCAATGCCCAGCTTGCCGAAAAGCTTGGGGATTTATTAATGGAACAAGGTGCCTTGTCCATTACCTTTATGGATGCCAAGGACACCCCGGTGTTCGAACCACTGCCAGGTGAAACCCGTCTTTGGGGCGATACCGACTTGATGGCGCTGTTTACCGCCGACGCTGACACCTCAGGCGCCAAGGCACTGATTAAAACCCTGCTGGGTGAAGACACACCTATCAAGATTGAAGTGCTGGAAGACAAAGACTGGGAACGGGCCTGGATGGACAACTTCCACCCCATGCAATTTGGCAAGCGGCTGTGGATCTGCCCAACCTGGCTAGACGTGCCGGACCCCAGTGCAGTTAACGTGCGCCTAGACCCTGGCCTGGCCTTTGGTACCGGCACCCATGCCACCACCGCCCTTTGTTTGGAATGGCTCGACGGCCAAGACCTTAGCGGTAAAACCGTGGTGGATTTTGGCTGTGGCTCCGGCATTTTAGCCATTGCCGCCCTTAAGCTGGGGGCAAAGCGAGTGGTGGGGGTTGATATTGACCCGCAAGCCATTGAAGCCAGTTTGGCCAATGCCACACGCAATGATGTGGCAGAGCAGTTAGAGCTGTACCTCCCTAAAGATCAGCCCATTGGCCTGCAAGCCGATGTGGTGGTGGCCAATATTCTGGCCGGGCCACTGCATGAGCTGCGTGACATCATTTTGGGCTATCTCAAGCCGGGCGGCGTTATTGCCCTTTCCGGCATTTTGGAAAGCCAAGCGCCCGCCTTATCGGCTTTCTATGGCGAGCAGTGCCAGATGGACCCCATCGTGGAACGGGAAGAATGGTGCCGGGTTGCCGGTAAGAAATTCTGA
- a CDS encoding YdcH family protein yields MSDNHSLYREFPNHIDRIQQLKSDQPDFARTAAEYHKLDHQIRGLQMRNQPVDDHTMKGMKMKRAQLKDELYHWLVR; encoded by the coding sequence ATGTCGGACAACCACAGCCTTTACCGCGAGTTTCCCAACCACATTGACCGTATTCAGCAATTAAAATCTGACCAACCCGATTTTGCCCGCACCGCCGCCGAATATCACAAACTAGACCACCAGATACGTGGGCTACAGATGCGAAACCAGCCGGTTGATGACCACACCATGAAAGGTATGAAAATGAAAAGAGCTCAGCTCAAAGACGAGCTCTACCATTGGCTCGTCCGTTAG